One segment of Micromonospora parathelypteridis DNA contains the following:
- a CDS encoding GNAT family N-acetyltransferase — MIIDDRVLQGRDAVLAAAGHHPYARAALWRGLEARGYQRDGAVLWVFPPEHSNGGDAIGPAEPAIEICAALVADGVLRPGQSLHLPRHGRELLSDRLTVSRHGDWDFLWTGTPPPEQPDEQRVVRLTAADNPALEALIDEAFPTSTSRPGDPRVVDWYGIRADDRLVACGADRSRGDIGFLAGLTVAPDQRGRGLGAALTAGMTRALLARHDTVGLGVYPENVGAVRLYRRLGFTNTHHLTSIRLA, encoded by the coding sequence ATGATCATCGACGACCGGGTGCTCCAGGGCCGGGACGCCGTCCTGGCCGCCGCCGGCCACCACCCGTACGCCAGGGCGGCGCTCTGGCGTGGCCTGGAGGCACGCGGCTACCAGCGCGACGGTGCGGTGCTCTGGGTGTTCCCGCCCGAGCACAGCAACGGCGGCGACGCGATCGGCCCGGCCGAGCCGGCGATCGAGATCTGTGCCGCGCTGGTCGCCGACGGGGTGCTGCGCCCGGGGCAGTCGCTGCACCTGCCCCGGCACGGTCGTGAGCTCCTGTCGGATCGGCTGACGGTGAGCCGGCACGGCGACTGGGACTTCCTCTGGACCGGCACGCCCCCGCCCGAGCAGCCGGACGAGCAGCGGGTGGTACGCCTCACCGCCGCCGACAACCCGGCGCTGGAAGCCCTGATCGACGAGGCGTTCCCGACCTCCACCTCCCGTCCGGGCGACCCGCGGGTGGTGGACTGGTACGGCATCCGGGCCGACGACCGACTCGTGGCCTGCGGGGCGGACCGCAGTCGGGGCGACATCGGCTTCCTCGCCGGCCTGACCGTCGCCCCCGACCAGCGAGGGCGCGGGTTGGGCGCGGCGCTCACCGCCGGAATGACCCGGGCGCTGCTGGCCCGCCACGACACCGTCGGGCTCGGCGTCTACCCGGAGAACGTCGGGGCGGTACGCCTCTACCGGCGTCTCGGTTTCACCAACACCCACCACCTGACCTCGATCCGCCTCGCCTGA
- a CDS encoding replication-associated recombination protein A yields the protein MESDALFSLGEPAGSRSAPVGPAGVDGFTAVADDSPLPVRMRPVTLDELVGQNHLLAPGAPLRQLVSGGAPMSVILWGPPGSGKTTIAHLVAGATDRRFVAMSALSAGVKDVRAVIEAARRQRRSGGPQTVLFIDEVHRFSKTQQDSLLAAVEDRTVTLLAATTENPYFSVISPLLSRCVLLTLQPLDDEAVRGLLRRAVADKRGLDGLLTLTAEAEDHLVRLAAGDVRKALTALEAAAASATALGGGRIDLATAEQAVDVAAVRYDRDGDAHYDVVSAFIKSMRGSDVDAAVHWLARMLVAGEDARFIARRLVIFASEDVGMADPAALSVATAAAHAVEYVGLPEAQLNLAQAVIHLATAPKSNSATTAIGTAIADVRAGRGGPVPRGLRDAHYAGARGLGHGTGYRYPHDDQRGVVTQQYVPDDLVGTDYYQPSPHGAERAVATRLPLLRRIVRGLPAPPARPQTPTAEPPVTAQTASALSDEIGHPTTGAGAPGTTQDSGAEAAGEGQQ from the coding sequence ATGGAGTCCGACGCCCTCTTCTCCCTCGGTGAACCCGCCGGGTCGCGCAGCGCGCCCGTCGGTCCCGCCGGTGTCGACGGCTTCACCGCGGTGGCCGACGACTCGCCCCTGCCCGTCCGGATGCGCCCGGTCACCCTCGACGAGTTGGTCGGGCAGAACCACCTGCTCGCCCCCGGCGCCCCACTGCGGCAGCTGGTCTCCGGCGGCGCCCCGATGTCGGTGATCCTCTGGGGCCCGCCGGGCAGCGGCAAGACCACCATCGCGCACCTGGTGGCCGGGGCGACCGACCGCCGCTTCGTCGCCATGTCGGCGCTCTCCGCCGGCGTCAAGGACGTACGGGCGGTGATCGAGGCGGCCCGTCGCCAGCGCCGCTCGGGCGGCCCGCAGACCGTGCTCTTCATCGACGAGGTGCACCGGTTCAGCAAGACCCAACAGGATTCGCTGCTCGCCGCGGTCGAGGACCGTACGGTCACGTTGCTGGCGGCGACCACCGAGAATCCGTACTTCTCGGTCATCTCTCCGCTGCTGTCGCGGTGCGTGCTGCTCACCCTGCAACCGCTGGACGACGAGGCGGTGCGGGGCCTGCTGCGCCGCGCGGTCGCCGACAAGCGTGGCCTGGACGGCCTGCTCACCCTGACCGCCGAGGCCGAGGACCACCTGGTCCGACTCGCCGCCGGCGACGTCCGCAAGGCCCTCACCGCGCTGGAGGCGGCGGCGGCCTCCGCCACGGCGCTCGGCGGCGGGCGGATCGACCTGGCCACCGCCGAGCAGGCGGTCGACGTGGCGGCGGTGCGCTACGACCGCGACGGCGACGCCCACTACGACGTGGTGAGCGCCTTCATCAAGAGCATGCGCGGCTCGGACGTGGACGCCGCGGTGCACTGGCTGGCCCGCATGCTGGTCGCCGGTGAGGACGCCCGGTTCATCGCCCGCCGCCTGGTCATCTTCGCCAGTGAGGACGTGGGCATGGCCGACCCCGCTGCCCTGAGCGTCGCCACCGCCGCCGCGCACGCCGTCGAGTACGTCGGGCTGCCCGAAGCGCAGCTCAACCTGGCCCAAGCGGTGATCCACCTGGCCACCGCGCCCAAGTCGAACTCGGCCACCACCGCCATCGGCACCGCGATCGCCGACGTCCGGGCGGGTCGCGGTGGCCCGGTGCCGCGCGGGCTGCGCGACGCGCACTACGCTGGCGCCCGAGGACTGGGCCACGGCACGGGCTACCGCTACCCGCACGACGACCAGCGCGGCGTGGTCACCCAGCAGTACGTCCCGGACGACCTGGTGGGCACCGACTACTACCAGCCCAGCCCACACGGCGCGGAACGTGCGGTGGCCACCCGGCTGCCGCTGCTGCGCCGGATCGTGCGTGGCCTGCCGGCCCCGCCGGCCCGTCCGCAGACTCCGACAGCCGAGCCGCCGGTAACGGCGCAGACCGCATCGGCGCTTTCTGACGAGATCGGTCACCCGACGACGGGCGCGGGCGCCCCCGGCACGACGCAGGACAGCGGCGCGGAAGCCGCAGGAGAGGGTCAACAGTGA
- a CDS encoding DUF948 domain-containing protein, with the protein MGDIGAIAALIAASAFAVLVLILTLPILRLRHTVDATTRMINDLNDRTAPLLGDVNTTVKNVNTALEQVQTSLDGVNLQLAKVDTMTSHAQNVTANIANLATVVSAAAANPLVKVAAFGYSVRKAAAGRRHAETEREVRDTIKQQRRAARRGNS; encoded by the coding sequence GTGGGCGACATTGGAGCGATTGCGGCGCTGATCGCGGCGAGCGCGTTCGCGGTGCTGGTGCTCATCCTGACGTTGCCCATCCTGCGGTTGCGGCACACGGTGGACGCCACCACGCGGATGATCAACGACCTCAACGATCGGACCGCGCCGCTGCTCGGTGACGTGAACACCACGGTGAAGAACGTCAACACCGCGCTGGAGCAGGTGCAGACCTCGCTCGACGGCGTGAACCTCCAGTTGGCGAAGGTCGACACCATGACCAGCCACGCGCAGAACGTCACCGCCAACATCGCCAACCTCGCCACCGTCGTCTCCGCCGCGGCCGCCAACCCGCTGGTCAAGGTGGCCGCGTTCGGTTACAGCGTGCGCAAGGCCGCCGCCGGCCGCCGGCACGCCGAGACCGAGCGCGAGGTGCGCGACACCATCAAGCAGCAGCGGCGGGCCGCGCGGCGCGGCAACAGCTGA